In Mycolicibacterium mucogenicum DSM 44124, the following are encoded in one genomic region:
- a CDS encoding glutamate-5-semialdehyde dehydrogenase: MSVHAATDTDLRQQVHDAARRARVASRVLATLTTEAKNRALHAAADAVLAAADVVLAANSEDIDAARAAGTAEAMIDRLALNPQRLDGIAAGLRQVAGLPDPVGQVLRGSTLPNGLQIRQQRVPLGVVGMVYESRPNVTVDAFGLALKSGNAALLRGSSSAARSNAALVTALRAALAAEGLPEDAVQLLPSEDRASVTHLIQARGLVDVVIPRGGAGLIDAVVRDATVPTIETGVGNCHVYVHEAADLDTAESILLNSKTRRPSVCNSAETLLVDRAIADTALPRLVTALQDAGVTVHLDPSEDELRAEFLSLDIAVAVVDGVDGAIAHVNEYGTGHTESIVTTNLAAAQRFSEQVDAAAVMVNASTAFTDGEQFGFGAEIGISTQKLHARGPMGLPELTSTKWIVWGDGQTRPV; the protein is encoded by the coding sequence ATGAGTGTGCACGCAGCTACGGACACCGATCTGCGCCAGCAGGTGCATGACGCCGCCCGGAGGGCCCGCGTCGCGTCGCGCGTGCTGGCCACGCTGACCACCGAAGCCAAGAACCGCGCGCTGCACGCCGCGGCCGATGCCGTGCTCGCCGCCGCGGACGTGGTGCTCGCCGCCAACTCCGAGGACATCGACGCCGCGCGCGCCGCCGGCACCGCCGAGGCGATGATCGACCGCCTGGCCCTGAACCCGCAGCGACTCGACGGCATCGCCGCCGGATTGCGGCAGGTCGCCGGGCTGCCGGACCCCGTGGGCCAGGTGCTGCGCGGCAGCACGCTGCCCAACGGCCTGCAGATTCGTCAGCAGCGGGTGCCGCTCGGCGTGGTCGGCATGGTCTACGAGAGCCGGCCCAACGTGACGGTCGACGCCTTCGGCCTGGCACTGAAGTCCGGCAACGCGGCGCTGCTGCGCGGGAGCTCGTCGGCGGCCCGGTCGAATGCGGCTCTGGTCACAGCGCTGCGGGCGGCGCTGGCCGCCGAGGGCCTGCCCGAGGATGCCGTGCAGCTCCTGCCCAGCGAGGACCGCGCCAGTGTCACCCACCTGATCCAGGCCCGCGGCCTGGTCGACGTGGTGATCCCGCGCGGCGGCGCCGGCCTGATCGACGCCGTGGTCCGCGACGCCACCGTGCCGACCATCGAGACGGGCGTCGGCAACTGCCACGTCTACGTCCACGAGGCCGCCGATCTCGACACGGCCGAGAGCATCCTGCTGAACTCCAAGACGCGCCGTCCCAGCGTGTGCAACTCGGCCGAGACGCTGCTGGTGGACCGCGCCATCGCCGACACCGCGCTGCCCCGACTGGTGACCGCCCTGCAGGACGCCGGGGTGACGGTGCACCTGGACCCGAGCGAAGACGAATTGCGCGCCGAGTTCCTGTCACTGGATATCGCGGTAGCTGTCGTCGACGGGGTCGATGGGGCCATCGCGCACGTCAACGAGTACGGCACCGGCCACACCGAATCGATTGTCACCACCAATCTTGCTGCGGCCCAGCGGTTCTCCGAACAGGTAGATGCAGCCGCGGTGATGGTCAACGCGTCGACGGCCTTCACCGACGGTGAGCAGTTCGGCTTCGGCGCCGAGATCGGCATCTCGACCCAGAAGCTGCACGCACGCGGCCCGATGGGGCTGCCGGAACTGACCTCCACCAAGTGGATCGTGTGGGGCGACGGCCAGACCCGGCCCGTGTAG
- a CDS encoding AAA family ATPase: MSTPARSVPLFADIDDVAKRLAETGYLPDTATATAVFLADRLGKPLLIEGPAGVGKTELARAIAQCTGSELVRLQCYEGVDEARALYEWNHAKQILRIQSGQQSGDWDQTKMDVFSEEFLLSRPLLTAIRRTEPTVLLIDETDKADIEIEGLLLEILSDFAVTVPELGTIKAQQTPLVVLTSNATRELSEALKRRCLFLHIDFPDPDLERRILLSRVPELPEKIADELVRIIGVLRGMQLKKLPSVAETIDWGRTVLALGMDTLDDAMIAATLGVVLKHQSDQQRAAGELKLN; encoded by the coding sequence TTGAGTACACCCGCTCGTTCGGTGCCGTTGTTCGCGGACATCGATGACGTCGCCAAGCGACTCGCCGAAACCGGATACCTGCCCGACACCGCAACGGCCACAGCGGTTTTCCTGGCCGACCGGCTGGGTAAGCCGCTGCTGATCGAAGGACCGGCGGGCGTCGGTAAGACCGAACTGGCCCGGGCCATCGCCCAGTGCACGGGTTCGGAGCTGGTGCGGCTGCAGTGCTACGAGGGCGTCGACGAGGCCCGCGCGCTGTACGAGTGGAACCACGCCAAGCAGATCCTGCGGATTCAGTCTGGCCAGCAGTCGGGCGACTGGGACCAGACCAAGATGGACGTGTTCAGCGAGGAGTTCCTGCTGAGCCGGCCGCTGCTGACGGCCATCCGCCGCACCGAACCCACCGTGCTGCTGATCGACGAGACCGACAAGGCCGACATCGAGATCGAAGGCCTGCTGCTGGAAATCCTGTCCGACTTCGCCGTCACCGTGCCAGAACTCGGCACCATCAAGGCGCAGCAGACGCCGCTGGTGGTGCTGACGTCGAACGCCACCCGTGAACTGTCCGAGGCGCTCAAGCGTCGCTGCCTGTTCCTGCACATCGATTTCCCCGACCCCGACCTGGAACGGCGCATCCTGCTGTCCCGGGTGCCCGAGCTGCCGGAGAAGATCGCCGACGAGCTGGTCCGGATCATCGGCGTGCTGCGCGGCATGCAGCTCAAGAAGCTGCCGTCGGTCGCCGAGACCATCGACTGGGGCCGCACGGTGCTGGCGCTGGGCATGGACACCCTCGACGACGCGATGATCGCCGCCACGCTGGGCGTGGTGCTCAAGCACCAGTCCGATCAGCAGCGCGCTGCCGGTGAGCTGAAGCTGAACTAG
- a CDS encoding vWA domain-containing protein: MVARTPPQPLAPQGIPGHLVGFVEALRKVGINVGPSETVDAGRVMATLGLGDRMVLREGLACAVLRRPDHRETYNALFDLWFPAAMGDRAVLELDDDEDPENRPDRIPPEDVEGMRSALIDLLSDADMANLDDRLMAMIAQIVDAYGKYNSSRGPSYSSYQALKAMGLDQLEGKLLAGLLAPYGDEPTPTQGQIAKAIAAKRISQLRHMVESETKRRTAEQIGRDHVQTYGIPQLAENVEFLRASGEQLRQMRNVVAPLARTLATRLAARRRRSHAGQIDLRKTLRKSMSTGGVPIDVVLKKPHPARPELVVLCDVSGSVAGFSHFTLMLVHALRQQFSRVRVFAFIDTTDEVTELFGPDADLAVAVQKITREAAVYTRDGHSDYGHAFVSFLDKWPNALSPRTALLVLGDGRNNYRNPQADLLAHMVGASRHAHWLNPEPKHLWGSGDSATAKYQDVITMHECRSAKQLASVIDNLLPV; encoded by the coding sequence GTGGTAGCTCGAACCCCACCGCAACCGCTTGCCCCGCAAGGTATTCCGGGCCACCTCGTGGGGTTCGTCGAAGCCCTGCGCAAGGTGGGCATCAACGTCGGGCCGTCGGAGACGGTCGACGCCGGCCGGGTGATGGCCACCCTGGGGCTGGGTGACCGCATGGTGCTGCGTGAGGGCCTGGCGTGCGCCGTATTGCGCCGGCCCGACCATCGCGAGACCTACAACGCGCTGTTCGACCTGTGGTTCCCCGCGGCCATGGGGGACCGGGCCGTGTTGGAACTCGACGACGACGAAGATCCGGAGAACCGGCCCGACCGGATCCCGCCCGAGGACGTCGAGGGCATGCGCTCGGCACTCATCGACCTGCTGTCCGACGCCGACATGGCGAACCTCGACGACCGCCTGATGGCGATGATCGCGCAGATCGTCGACGCCTACGGCAAGTACAACTCGAGCCGCGGCCCGTCGTACTCCTCGTATCAGGCCCTCAAGGCCATGGGCCTGGACCAGCTCGAGGGCAAGCTCCTGGCCGGCCTGTTGGCGCCGTACGGCGACGAGCCCACGCCCACGCAAGGGCAGATCGCCAAAGCGATTGCCGCCAAGCGTATTTCGCAACTGCGACACATGGTCGAGTCGGAGACCAAGCGGCGCACCGCCGAGCAGATCGGCCGCGACCACGTACAGACCTACGGCATCCCGCAGCTGGCCGAGAACGTCGAATTCCTCAGGGCGTCAGGCGAACAACTGCGGCAGATGCGCAATGTCGTTGCGCCCCTAGCCCGTACGTTGGCCACCCGCCTGGCGGCGCGTCGCCGTCGCTCCCATGCCGGCCAGATCGACCTGCGCAAGACGCTGCGCAAGTCGATGTCGACGGGTGGCGTGCCCATCGACGTCGTCCTCAAGAAGCCGCACCCGGCCCGTCCCGAGCTGGTGGTGTTGTGCGACGTGTCCGGCTCCGTCGCCGGCTTCAGCCACTTCACCCTGATGCTGGTGCACGCGCTGCGTCAGCAGTTCTCGCGGGTGCGCGTTTTCGCCTTCATCGACACCACCGACGAGGTCACCGAGCTGTTCGGGCCGGACGCCGACCTGGCCGTCGCGGTGCAGAAGATCACCCGCGAGGCGGCCGTCTACACCCGGGACGGGCACTCGGACTACGGCCACGCGTTCGTCTCGTTCCTGGACAAGTGGCCCAACGCGCTCTCGCCGCGCACGGCGCTGCTGGTGCTCGGCGACGGCCGCAACAACTACCGCAACCCGCAGGCCGACCTGCTGGCGCACATGGTGGGCGCCAGCAGGCACGCGCACTGGCTCAACCCCGAGCCCAAGCACCTGTGGGGCAGCGGCGACTCCGCGACGGCCAAGTACCAGGACGTCATCACCATGCACGAATGCCGGTCGGCCAAGCAGCTCGCCTCGGTGATCGACAACCTGCTGCCGGTCTAG
- the nadD gene encoding nicotinate-nucleotide adenylyltransferase, with protein MGGTFDPIHHGHLVAASEVADLFQLDEVVFVPTGQPWQKRDRHVTAAEDRYLMTVIATAANPRFSVSRVDIDRGGPTYTKDTLRDLARQNPDTDLFFITGADALASILSWQNWEELFSTARFIGVSRPGYELDGKHIEAAQKELPADALTLVEVPALAISSSDCRRRAQANRPIWYLVPDGVVQYVSKRGLYQATNKQESS; from the coding sequence ATGGGTGGGACGTTCGATCCCATCCACCATGGACACCTCGTCGCGGCCAGTGAGGTGGCCGACCTGTTCCAGCTCGACGAAGTGGTGTTCGTCCCCACCGGGCAGCCCTGGCAGAAGCGTGATCGGCATGTCACCGCCGCCGAGGACCGGTACCTGATGACGGTCATCGCGACGGCCGCCAACCCGCGGTTCTCGGTCAGCCGCGTCGACATCGACCGCGGCGGCCCCACCTACACCAAGGACACCCTGCGGGACCTGGCCCGGCAGAACCCCGACACCGACCTGTTCTTCATCACCGGCGCCGATGCGCTGGCCTCGATCCTGTCCTGGCAGAACTGGGAGGAGCTGTTCTCCACGGCCCGGTTCATCGGGGTCAGCCGGCCCGGCTACGAGCTGGACGGGAAACACATCGAGGCGGCGCAGAAAGAACTGCCGGCCGACGCCCTGACCCTGGTCGAGGTGCCTGCGCTGGCCATCTCGTCGAGCGACTGCCGTCGCCGCGCCCAGGCCAACCGGCCCATCTGGTACCTGGTGCCCGACGGCGTCGTCCAATACGTATCCAAACGTGGGCTCTACCAAGCCACGAACAAGCAGGAGAGTTCATGA
- the rsfS gene encoding ribosome silencing factor — protein sequence MTATPEALSMATVAARAASAKLGENISVIDVSDQLVITDYFVIASASNDRQVNAIVDEVEEKMRWAGHKPARREGAREGRWVLLDYVDIVVHIQHQEEREYYALDRLWRDCPAIEVDLDGELPVNPDGDDASDEDGE from the coding sequence ATGACCGCCACCCCCGAAGCCCTCAGCATGGCGACGGTCGCCGCCCGCGCGGCGTCCGCCAAGCTGGGCGAGAACATCAGCGTCATCGACGTCTCGGATCAGTTGGTCATCACCGACTACTTCGTCATCGCTTCGGCGTCCAACGACCGCCAGGTCAACGCCATCGTCGACGAGGTCGAGGAGAAGATGCGCTGGGCGGGCCACAAGCCGGCCCGTCGCGAGGGCGCCCGCGAGGGCCGCTGGGTGCTGCTCGACTACGTCGACATCGTGGTGCACATCCAGCACCAGGAGGAGCGCGAGTACTACGCGCTCGACCGGCTGTGGCGGGACTGTCCGGCCATCGAGGTCGACCTGGATGGTGAGCTGCCGGTGAACCCCGACGGAGACGACGCGTCCGACGAGGACGGCGAGTGA
- the gpgP gene encoding glucosyl-3-phosphoglycerate phosphatase, with protein MRNRRLLLLRHGQTEYNATSRMQGQLDTDLSDLGRAQAVAAAEVLAKRQPLVIVSSDLRRALDTATTLGDQAGMPVSIDERLRETHLGDWQGLTHHEVDDIAPGARLAWRDDARWAPHNGESRVDVANRALPVVQEQLRNLPEWGVDEVDRPVVLVAHGGLIAALTAALLDLPVDNWPILGGMGNASWVQLSGHSAGLADDDPVKWRLDVWNASAQVANDVL; from the coding sequence GTGAGGAACCGCCGCCTCCTGCTGCTGCGTCACGGTCAGACGGAGTACAACGCCACCAGCCGGATGCAGGGCCAGCTCGACACCGACCTCAGTGATCTGGGCCGGGCGCAGGCGGTGGCGGCGGCCGAGGTGCTGGCCAAGCGTCAGCCTCTGGTGATCGTGTCGTCCGATCTGCGTCGGGCCCTCGACACCGCGACGACGCTGGGGGACCAGGCCGGCATGCCGGTGTCGATCGACGAGCGGCTGCGCGAGACGCACCTGGGGGACTGGCAGGGCCTGACCCATCACGAGGTCGACGACATTGCGCCCGGCGCGCGGCTGGCCTGGCGTGACGATGCCCGCTGGGCGCCGCACAACGGCGAGAGCCGGGTGGACGTGGCGAACCGCGCCCTTCCGGTGGTTCAGGAGCAGCTGCGCAATCTGCCCGAATGGGGTGTCGACGAGGTCGACCGCCCCGTGGTGCTCGTCGCGCACGGCGGGCTGATCGCCGCGCTGACCGCTGCGTTGCTGGACCTACCGGTGGACAACTGGCCGATCCTCGGCGGCATGGGAAACGCCAGCTGGGTGCAGCTGTCCGGGCACAGTGCCGGACTCGCCGACGACGATCCGGTGAAGTGGCGGCTGGACGTCTGGAACGCCTCGGCTCAGGTGGCAAACGATGTCCTCTGA
- the octT gene encoding diglucosylglycerate octanoyltransferase — MSSEMPAKPVLLVFCDSLSYYGPTGGLPSDDPRIWPNIVASQLGWDLELIGRIGWTCRDVWWAATQDPRSWAALPKAGAVIFATCGMDSLPSPLPTALRELIRYVRPPWLRRVVRDGYGWLQPRLSPIARPALPAHLTVEYLEETRGAIDFNRPGIPFVATIPSVHIAETYGSSHRWRDATVTAITDWADAKQIPIVDLKAAVGDEVMSGRANPDGIHWNFEAHRAVAELMLKGLAEAGVVTQRTDD; from the coding sequence ATGTCCTCTGAAATGCCCGCGAAGCCCGTTCTCCTCGTCTTCTGCGACTCGCTGTCCTACTACGGTCCGACCGGCGGTCTGCCGTCCGACGATCCGCGCATCTGGCCGAATATCGTTGCCTCCCAGCTCGGTTGGGACCTGGAACTGATCGGCCGCATCGGCTGGACCTGTCGCGATGTGTGGTGGGCCGCGACGCAGGATCCGCGGTCGTGGGCGGCGCTGCCGAAGGCCGGCGCGGTGATCTTCGCGACGTGCGGCATGGACTCGTTGCCGTCACCGTTGCCGACGGCGCTGCGGGAGCTGATCCGCTATGTGCGGCCGCCGTGGCTGCGCCGCGTCGTGCGGGACGGCTATGGCTGGCTGCAGCCGCGGCTGTCGCCGATCGCCCGGCCCGCGCTGCCGGCGCACCTGACGGTCGAATATCTCGAAGAGACCCGCGGGGCAATCGATTTCAACCGTCCCGGCATTCCGTTCGTGGCGACCATCCCGTCGGTGCACATCGCGGAGACCTACGGCAGTTCGCACCGGTGGCGCGACGCGACCGTCACGGCGATCACCGATTGGGCTGACGCGAAGCAGATTCCGATCGTCGACCTCAAGGCCGCCGTCGGTGACGAGGTGATGTCCGGCCGCGCCAACCCGGACGGCATCCACTGGAACTTCGAGGCGCACCGTGCCGTCGCCGAACTCATGCTCAAAGGGCTGGCCGAGGCCGGTGTGGTGACGCAGCGGACCGACGACTAG
- a CDS encoding DegV family protein — protein MAVVVVTDSSARLDPDELKRWDIRVVPLHVLQDGTDYQDGIDPIPQDIQDRSHVSTSGAAPADLTDVYKQALADSAGDGVVAVHLSAGLSSTFSSAAAVGRELGSSVRVVNSRSAAMGVGFVALAAARAAAAGADLDAVEAQARAESGRQHGFIVVHRLDNLRRSGRIGTAASWLGTALSLKPLLQLDIDGRLVLDQRIRTVAKAHAAMIERVVALVGDRPASIAVHHVDNHDDAAQIGAALTSLLPQVDSLVVTDMGPVLAVHVGSGAVGVIVNTQE, from the coding sequence ATGGCCGTGGTGGTAGTCACCGACTCGTCGGCTCGCCTTGACCCAGATGAGTTGAAGCGCTGGGACATTCGCGTCGTGCCGCTGCATGTGCTGCAGGACGGCACCGATTACCAGGACGGGATCGACCCGATTCCGCAGGACATCCAGGACCGGTCGCATGTGTCCACCTCGGGCGCGGCGCCCGCGGATCTGACCGACGTCTACAAGCAGGCGCTGGCTGACAGTGCGGGCGACGGCGTCGTGGCAGTGCATCTCTCGGCCGGTCTGTCGAGCACGTTCAGTTCCGCCGCGGCCGTGGGCCGTGAGCTGGGTTCATCTGTGCGCGTGGTCAATTCACGCTCGGCGGCGATGGGCGTCGGTTTCGTAGCCCTGGCCGCGGCCCGGGCAGCAGCGGCCGGCGCGGATCTGGATGCCGTTGAAGCACAGGCGCGTGCGGAATCCGGGCGGCAGCACGGATTCATCGTCGTACACCGCCTGGACAACCTGCGTCGCAGTGGCCGCATCGGCACCGCGGCCTCCTGGCTCGGTACCGCGTTGTCGCTGAAGCCGTTGCTGCAGTTGGACATCGACGGCCGGCTGGTGCTCGATCAGCGGATTCGAACCGTCGCCAAGGCGCACGCCGCGATGATCGAGCGGGTGGTCGCGCTGGTCGGTGACCGGCCCGCATCGATCGCCGTGCACCACGTCGACAACCACGACGACGCCGCGCAGATCGGCGCCGCCCTGACTTCCCTTCTGCCCCAGGTCGATTCACTCGTGGTGACCGACATGGGGCCGGTGCTGGCGGTGCACGTCGGCTCCGGGGCCGTCGGCGTGATCGT